The DNA sequence ttagagggaaatattgtactttttactccactacaaatATCGGATATCAGTTACCAGTTACTTTAGAAATTCAAATTGTTGCATACAAAGCATACAATGAGCTTATAAAATATGACGTGTTGTTCTAAATTAAAAACTATCCAACAAGTACAGTTGAAAAGTTTAGTTGTTTGATTGTTTagttgacagaaaatgaattggcAAGAGGCCATTTTACTGCACTACTTTAATAACTACAGTTTTCccattaatacttttacttacagTAAGATTTTTTCagcacaggacttttacttttacctaaagctgcagtaggtagaataaaaaaaaaactccagaatttgaagtagagtgagacctcttcctggagctctctcctctctgttgaACAGTACATGTGCAGAACAGCCAATCGgaactctttttctctctgaaatgacctgtgattggccaaagtttCCATCACAGGCTGGATTTTCTAAAGCCtaaaaacagagccaagaggaagtgcagaagtctagttttctctcagaccacttgaattacagtatgctgaaagattattttGGAATTTATGCCAAAATAAATTACCTACCACAGCTTTAAGTAAATGCTCTAAATACTTCCTTCCCCCATGGTATAGTGTTAGGTACTGTCAGGAAGCCCCCTTTCCCCAAAATACAGTTTCTATCTGAATCTGTAATGATTCATACAATTGTAAAATGTGGGAAGTTAGATGATGAGAATACTGACCGCATCAATCTCATTGAGTATCTTCCACTGTTCATAAGGGACACCCAGCTCCTCCGCTGTCTGGATGGTTCTTCTCAGTTGGCTCGTCCACACTTTCAAATCTGACAGTTTGTGCTCCTCAATGAAATCTCGCAGGGCATGGGCGAACTGGgatgtgagagagacagagtaagGTTTCCAAGCatctgtctgttcatcatcTATCCATTATTAATTCCTTAATATTATGTATTCAAAGGTATTTCTAATTCACTAGATTCATTTTCAGTTGATAGAGACAAGAAAATGAGAAATGAGAGAGGATTAAATGTGATAAAAGGTTTATGATTTAGGTGTTAAATACACCTTATCCCACTGAGCAGTCTCCCTGAAAGAGGCTTGTGgtcgtttagtttttttttttttaaagacactgGCTTTGCAGTTCATAAAATGAGGATTATGAGAGAGAACCTGTTTCCCTCGAGGAGAAAGTTCCGAGTCTCCTCCGATACGGCCTTCAACGTTGTGGTTGCTCTCTCCATGCCGACACAGGTAGATGGAGTGAGAGTGCACGTGGATGTTCATGAGGTAGTAGACAATCTTGCTCTGGATGTAGTCCTGCACCCGGTTCACCAGAAAACGCCGACCCACGTTCATCACCTTGATGAAAGATAGGTCCCTGCAGGTGGATGCATGATTGAATGAGTCAAATGGTTGTTTACTGACACCATCTAGTGTTTTCTTTCTGAACTGCAACTGTAATTCCACACaattatgtatgtactgtatgtacgtatgcatgcatgtatttatggctcaatggtgttttaagcccccaacctcgacttcaaggcacctaacctaatcgtagtgccttccaggcagcgctgcctggaagatgacgttgggggcttaaaacaccaaacaccgtatttatgtatgtacagtacaggccaaaagtttggacacaccttctcatttaatgtgtttctttattttcatgactatttacattgtagattctcactgaaggcatcaaaactatgaatgaacacatatggaattatgtacttaacaaaaaagtgtgaaataactgaaaacatgtcttatattttagattcgtcaaagtagccacactttgctttttttgataactctgcaaacccttggtgttctctcaatgagcttcatgaggtagtcacctgaaatggttttcacttcacaggtgtgctttgtcagggttaattaatggaattttgtcccttattaataaaaaagcaaagggtggctactttgaagaatctaaaatataagacatgttttcagttatttcacacttttttgttaagtacataattccatatgtgttcattcatagttttgatgccttcagtgagaatctacaatgtaaatagtcatgaaaataaaaaggaaacgcattgaatgagaaggtgtgtccaaacttttggcctgtactgtatgtatgtatgtatgtagcaAATAATTGTATTGCTTGTTTAAAAAACATTCCAAAGTAAGCTTTATataaataatctcataatttttttttaatgtaaactgtattaaataatgttttaaaaaacataaataaagcaGAAGGATCTCATCAGTCCTTACTTGTCGTAATCATCAGGATCTAATGGTTGGTAAGTAACCTTGTAGCACTCGATTCGTTTGAGGAAGTCATCcattactctctctctgtgtctctcagggTAGTCTGGACTGGACACTTTCACTTCCTGTTACAGGTATTCAGCACATTCAAACAATGTGACCAAGCACAGCTGTTCTCACAGAACACTGTAGATAGTGTGAATAATAATAGATTACGGGTTTGACCCAGACAACAAGTCACAGTCAAACCTCGTTGGTGACATGAGATCATACCAGAATATTAGCAGCAATGACCTCTGGGTCGTCACACACCGACTCCACAAAGAACACCTGTTGGAAAGAGGGCAGCCCACAGGGTCAACATGTGCAATAGCTTCCTGTAACTGTCCATAGACCAAATGCCATGTCACACAATCAGACACTTTATTGTCAGAGAAAAAAGGCACCCTGGGAATGAAGGATAGTTTTTATCATTAAAATtcagataaaaaataaagagatgAAATTAGaaagattattattttactacactacTGGGAATAATCAGGCCAAAATTAAACTTAAGAAGAAAAagcaaatatttaatattaaatgattggaaaatggcaaaaatgaaaaaagtgaaatttaaATGGAAAAGCTCAAACTGAAAGCTTAAATTGAAaagaacaaaacagaaaatatttttgcATTTGCACTTTACCATTTGACACTTTTTCAAATgatcattttatgtttttaaatttgctTGTAAAGATGAAGgaattacaatatatatatatatatatatatatatatatataaataaataaaatacatttggacAATCTTACTTTGAATGCATCCTTCACAAAAGCTAGAATGAGGTCTCGCCGTTCtcttgttgtgtttgttgcatCAAAAAcctaataaaaagaaaaatatttgtcATGCATAATGTAGGTGTTCTCTGGTAAAATGTTTGAACAGTTTTGGCTTAAGGCTGTCTGATGCCAGATGTGTTTCTGTAACGgatatgttttttaattttttgaaacGAGACAACATTgaaacacagaaagagaggCAGATGAACAGAACGGCAGAGAGAGGACTCACCGCGATCTGACCTCCCTCCACCGACAGATACGCCTTCACATCCTTCAGAGCTACCAGAGCACACTGCCTGTGGGGGAGAGAACATGTCCTCTCTAAGAGCCTCAGTATGCTGAAACCCACAATCATTGACATTTACATTGCATGTGTGTTGCCTATGATTTGTAAATGACATGtaaaatggactgtatttatacagtacaggaaccattcacacacattcatacactgtggccgaggctgccgtacaaggtgctacctgctcatcagataaacagtcacacacatacacaccagcatcgggagcaattcgGTGTTCATTGaattgcccaaggacacttcgacataggactgcagggccagggatcgaaccaacAACCTTTCGATTGGTAGCCGCAGCCGCCCACAAATCAGAGTATTTAATAGCATAGTAAAATACTAGTGGTTTGTTGTAGGTATCATGTAGACCTTGATTCTCAGTGCTTTTCTAGTATTTGAttattctttgttttctttcttttgctcatCAAGTTGACTGGTAATCTATTTGTAGCATTTGTGCATTGAGGATATTGATGGTATTTGGGTTAAAAGATCAGTTAtctcaaacaaacaaatattttccAATCTCTCCTAATGGTGTCTAACCATGGAGACAGGTTAGATTTTATGTGCCAAGGTTGTCTCACGTTATGCTACCTCTGAGATTTCTGCTGCCAcctaaataactaataaaatgCTGCTCAAAGcaatgaaaaaatacatttggaaAACTTAGCCGCAATATATTTTTCAACAAACAATGTCTTGGTTACACCCTTGAtattttatagaccttagtgttagTTTTCATTAGGACTATTCTTTTTGGTAGAAAAGTAATATTTTTTGGGTGGTCTACCTCGAGGACAGATGGGTGGAATTTACTCAACAGAACAACACTAAATTGTCCCACTGAGTTAAGAAACAAATGGAcactttgggaaatatgctaaGTTGTTTTCCTGCCGAGAATTAGATGAGGAGATCGATACCACGCTCATTTAATGTCTGAGGAATAAGagagacagttagcttagcttagcataaaaactggaaacaGGGAAAAAGGTAGACTGACTGAGATTTACAGGTGCTGATAGTTGGATCTTGTTGCCTCTGGAGAAAtttaggctagctgtttccccttgtcttcagtctttatgctaagccaATAAGCTGCTGGCGGTTGccttatatttaaaaaaaatatattaaaccaTTATATTAAACTTTATAGTTAAACAGATGAGAATGGGGCGAAGAAGCGAAGAGGCTTATATCCCAACATGTCTAACAATCACTTAAACTCAATGTTGTGAATAGGTTACATTCCATTCTAGTGCTGTTTTGTTCAGTGTATCCCACCCATCTTGTAACCAATGCTCATCTAACTCccggcaacaaaacaaaaaggtgtattttacaaaatgccaaactattcctttaacccCACACAGCGGTTACTTCCAATAACAAAAAGACAAACTCTTAACAGTTACTGTTCAACCCAGGTTAGATAGCCATGCAACACCCTGGATCCTGGCGGGTTTGTGTCAGCTTCAGAGTGACATCAGCAGCTTGTTTAATATCTAGGTCATGATTTCGGCACTGGGACGCTGTCAAGCCTGTCGTATTTTAATGATAGCCATGAACGACAAACTCCATTTGAATTACCACTACTGGATAAAACCATGAAGGACCGAGAAATACAGTTATATTCTTTAAACTATATTTGCTTGGAGGAATCAGCAGTGATTTACAGTTGAAGTGAATCCAAACGCAATAATTTGGTGGTGATACTTTGTCaagtggtgtgtctgtgtgggcaCATTAATTATAGATCAGTGCCAGTCTAAGGTAGTAAACACTGTGCTGACCCCAGCTGAACATTGAATGTTGGCCCAAAAACAGCTTAGTCACTGATGCAGCACTGGAGGCTGTAGAATACCAAACAGACCCATATTGACTGGGGGAAATGTTATATTCAGACATAACAGATGCTACAGATTCcttatactgtagatagataatGTTACCTGTAATGATGAGCACATTAGTTGAAGTGGAACTTACTTCCGTATTTTCATGGCTTCCTCATTGTCATGGCGGAAGAAATCATAGGACTTATAAGCTCTGACAGCCTCTCTGCGGTATACGCCCAAGTTAAACACTGAAAAGTGAACAAATGACATTAACACACTGCCCGCGCTGTGGTTGTTTGAAGTCACAGATTGGGTAGTTTTTAGTAAGTAATTACAATTATTTTGACTCCCATTATGCTAAATTTATTCTCGTATTCTGAGATACCCTTACATACACGTAGATGTATGTCAAATTGGGTGAGGGTtactaccatagactgtatattaatggacagcgcatgtgtgacgtcacccattggtttgtggagatctgctatccgTCGTTTAGTTTGCCCGTTACGGgcggcgatattacgaatcccactatggccatgccaagacccgcccttcaatagcgttcacacactactattggccaggcgtccatgcttacatgtacaggtcctatcccctgaccaatcccctaaccctaaccttaaccactcgaggtgaaatgcctaaccccaaccaatcgagctgcttcgtagggcgggtcttggcgtggctatagtgggattcataattttGCTTACGggtgcagccatcctggttgggGATGttacgattttagacgagagggaggagtgagggaggagcccttacactctacgttacgttaaacactttcactggcaatcacatcatagctacgccctaaaacaccccccgctttatcgccgattttaaaatcaacgagaccataaatcaaaaaatgaacatcattctgtgtttcagaagacttgaaactagcgattgagaccataaactcattatgaaaatgtttactgaggtaataaatcaagtgataagtgggtcactttctcatagacttctacagaaactgaactccttttgcaaccgcatgtgtcgctccctgctggaattcagatagaatgcaggtttaaggtaCTTCCGCATTTGGAGCACTTTGCCGAACCGGATGCGTTGTctattaatatacagtctatggttacatacaaattatttgaaacagggGCTGCGCTAGAAGAGGGGCACAGGGAATATGATTGCCCCCTCCCCCCGATCCAttgagtgctgtcaatctgacaattgcgatttccattggatcagagtactgtcacttggctgccaaTTTTCctagcccttgtcacatgacccattaatgtttccatgatgactatccaaaattctgatataATAGAACCAGCATTGgaattgattttgtttttttaaaagtggcagactgagcttatagaaaatgtgttttgtattcgggtatacaataataaaaaaagaaaacaagtgaaattagTAATGAATGTTATGTTTTATTCAGCAGAAATATACTTTGTTGTTCTATTCTTCcaatatttctaagcagattttctttgCTGTATTCTGATCGAATGTGCCCATGTACAGTCaagatattaatattaataagaaTTGAAAAGACACTTAAACAGGTGTTCTCACATGTCATGTACTACCTTTAGTTGGGACTCCGATCCAGTTGAGGTAGCGCGTGAGTTTCTTTGACATGTAAGTCTTTCCTCTTGCAGGCAGGCCGATCATTACGATCACCGTTGGAGAATTTGTCATATAGGAGGCCCATGCTACACAGAGAACAGACAGGCTATACATTTGTCAAGCACATTAATAGTAACCCTACACAGCTGTATAATGTCTGACCCTTCAATGTTAATCACCTACACGATAAATGCTGCATAACAGGCAGACACATTAagtaaaattatatttaaaaataaatgaaaagtgcCTTTTGTTTCCATCCTTGCAGGGTTAAGGCAATATAATAACTAGGCCATGTGTGTACTGGACAAACATAATTATCTTTTTGGAAGCAATTATCAGTGGACTGCATGGGATCAAAGACAGGATATGAAGAAATTAGAAAAAGAACTCCTGGGAGAGATAGGCAATTTTCTCAAGGACATGGAAACCACAAGtgtcattcttttctttttcacctACAGagattacatttttcatttgtctTTCTCGTGTTGGACTCTAAATGAAGGGGCTGTAGTGTCCCAGAGAGTTGATAAAGACTTGTGAATTCAATCCAGAGTGAACAATAAAAGGTATTTCACTTAAGTGCACCTGTAGACTAGAGCAGTCATGCAGAAAACCTTGTTCATTGCTAATTATTGTGGGAGACTTTACTTACAGCATTTCTTCTCTTTCATTCTCAGGTCTGTTTTCTTGGCTTCTACTGAGTTTGCAGAGCCATTGTCTATGTGAGTGCTCGACATGTTGAAAGTCTAGTTTGAGTCCAAATCAGCCCTCTCTTTTTCAGAAGCTGGTCTGAAACAGAGGAGTCAGACAAATGGTAtacacatgtagcctacttccaTGAATTTCTGATAGAACATAACCTTGCACACAAAGCTATGGTTTCTCTAAAAATAAAACCTGTTATGAAGGCTTTATGTATCGTAGGCTAACATCAACCAGAAGATTGCGCTGCCACATCATAAAGGAAAATGAATCCGCTTGGCTAAACGCATTGTATTTACAAAGCCGCAGATGAGCAAGCAATGATTTCCTCTCCAACCGGGGTGACAGAGTTCATGAGATACTAAATCCGACATGAAAATGTGCAACATAATCCACCTCAGCATCATATTCGGTTGGTTTATTTATTCTTTACCTGGTCGGTAAGAAAATAAGCAGTCCCGCCGGGCAGAAAGCCTCTGCGGACGCCGTTGAACACGGTCGGCACGGGGATGTCACGGTCTGCCGGACCGAGAGTTTGCGAACGCCGCTGCGGCCGAAGGAGCCAGTCTGTCGGCCTGTCCTTGGTGCCGAGGTGCTTCGTCGGCCGGCTGGTGTCCTTCCAAGCTGTAGGTGTACCTCTACGTCATattcctcttccctccctcctctcttcccccaccaccaccaccaccaccaccattacCGTAACGTTGATAATAGATAATATGTCAACGCACCGCCTAGGATGACTAACTCAAAACACAGTAAGGGCTCTGCAGAGGATGCGGTGCAAGCCAGCATTAAAGAGAAGTATTACAAAACTTATCCACGGATGACACacatttattcacctctatcaAACATTTTCTTAAAGCATAACTATACAAACGTTGCATAGTTATTTTCATCAACAATGGTCCTCAACACAAAAGACATATAGTGGTCAGAGAGTCATGATTTACAGGTACCATTACAAGTTTAAGCGCTAAAATAGAAccccaaaataaataaagcccACTTACAATCACAATGTGTTTTCGTTATTAAATAGTGCAAAAGATCGAAAAAGTTTGAGTCCTATGAAAATTCATTTAATTAAGCTGGCAGCCCAATTTTGATTTACCGGCTTTAGAAAGCACATAGCTTGTCTTACAGTTAgttgtagcctactactgatgATGAGGCACATCAGCAAATAAGACTAAACAAACTATCTGCATT is a window from the Perca flavescens isolate YP-PL-M2 chromosome 4, PFLA_1.0, whole genome shotgun sequence genome containing:
- the pfkfb2b gene encoding 6-phosphofructo-2-kinase/fructose-2,6-bisphosphatase 2 isoform X1 — encoded protein: MSSTHIDNGSANSVEAKKTDLRMKEKKCSWASYMTNSPTVIVMIGLPARGKTYMSKKLTRYLNWIGVPTKVFNLGVYRREAVRAYKSYDFFRHDNEEAMKIRKQCALVALKDVKAYLSVEGGQIAVFDATNTTRERRDLILAFVKDAFKVFFVESVCDDPEVIAANILEVKVSSPDYPERHRERVMDDFLKRIECYKVTYQPLDPDDYDKDLSFIKVMNVGRRFLVNRVQDYIQSKIVYYLMNIHVHSHSIYLCRHGESNHNVEGRIGGDSELSPRGKQFAHALRDFIEEHKLSDLKVWTSQLRRTIQTAEELGVPYEQWKILNEIDAGVCEEMTYEMIENTFPEEFALRDQDKYHYRYPGGESYQDLVQRLEPVIMELERQGNVLVICHQAVMRCLLAYFLDKSAEDLPYMKCPLHTILKLTPVAYGCKVEMFYLNVESVNTHRDRPLDKIPRGSALIHRRNSYTPLSSHDQVKRPRLYSAGNQPWLPLAPTPSALMPEGRQSQESLCEGSDFDSPEETSGCVRF
- the pfkfb2b gene encoding 6-phosphofructo-2-kinase/fructose-2,6-bisphosphatase 2 isoform X2, with protein sequence MSSTHIDNGSANSVEAKKTDLRMKEKKCSWASYMTNSPTVIVMIGLPARGKTYMSKKLTRYLNWIGVPTKVFNLGVYRREAVRAYKSYDFFRHDNEEAMKIRKQCALVALKDVKAYLSVEGGQIAVFDATNTTRERRDLILAFVKDAFKVFFVESVCDDPEVIAANILEVKVSSPDYPERHRERVMDDFLKRIECYKVTYQPLDPDDYDKDLSFIKVMNVGRRFLVNRVQDYIQSKIVYYLMNIHVHSHSIYLCRHGESNHNVEGRIGGDSELSPRGKQFAHALRDFIEEHKLSDLKVWTSQLRRTIQTAEELGVPYEQWKILNEIDAGVCEEMTYEMIENTFPEEFALRDQDKYHYRYPGGESYQDLVQRLEPVIMELERQGNVLVICHQAVMRCLLAYFLDKSAEDLPYMKCPLHTILKLTPVAYGCKVEMFYLNVESVNTHRDRPLESLCEGSDFDSPEETSGCVRF